The Cryomorphaceae bacterium DNA segment TTATTGAAACACCTGCCAACCCTACCAATCACCTCATTGATATTGAAGCCTGCAGTAAAATGGCCAGGCATTTTTCAACGAACGAAAAACAGGTTTACCTGGCTGTTGACAACACCTATTTGGGGCCCATTTGGCAGCATCCGCTGAAGCATGGAGCTGACCTGGTGCTCTATTCCGCAACCAAATACATTGGCGGACACAGTGATGTAATAGCCGGAGCTTGTTTAGGTTCCGGGGCGCTGATGAAGCGCGTTCGCGGTTTGAGAACTTTTCTTGGAAGTATGGCGGGCCCCTGGACGGGTTGGTTGTTGTTACGGTCGCTGGAAACGCTGAAGGCCCGCATGGACATTCAGGCAGCCAATGCCCGCAAGGTGGCTGAATTTCTTAACGACCATCCCAAAGTTGAAAAGGTGTACTATCTGGGTAATTATTCCGAAAGCAATCAACCTGAACAATATCACATTCGCGAAAAGCAATGTGTGGGCTACGGTGCCATGATTTCATTTGATGTGAAAGGTAATGAGGCTGGGGCTTTTCGTTTTCTCAACTCGTTGAAGTTGATGAAACTTGCGGTGAGCCTGGGCAGTACCGAAAGTCTGGCAGAGCATCCCGCCAGCATGACGCACGCAGATGTAGATCCCGAAACCCGACGCCAGTTGCACATCTCTGAGAAACTCGTGCGCCTTTCCATT contains these protein-coding regions:
- a CDS encoding cystathionine gamma-synthase family protein — its product is MSKKMKPESLMMSYGYKPELSEGAIKPPIFQTSTFVFKTAEEGKAFFEVAYGLREQDTDEELGLIYSRLNNPNLEILEDRLTLWDEAEDCAVFESGMSAISTVLLEFLKPGDVLLTSAPLYGGSDHFVKKILPLFGIEVLSFTNENTAEAIIDLVEKSGKADKLAFVFIETPANPTNHLIDIEACSKMARHFSTNEKQVYLAVDNTYLGPIWQHPLKHGADLVLYSATKYIGGHSDVIAGACLGSGALMKRVRGLRTFLGSMAGPWTGWLLLRSLETLKARMDIQAANARKVAEFLNDHPKVEKVYYLGNYSESNQPEQYHIREKQCVGYGAMISFDVKGNEAGAFRFLNSLKLMKLAVSLGSTESLAEHPASMTHADVDPETRRQLHISEKLVRLSIGVECADDLIQDINQALEKV